In Euwallacea similis isolate ESF13 chromosome 17, ESF131.1, whole genome shotgun sequence, a single window of DNA contains:
- the HBS1 gene encoding protein HBS1: protein MARHRDIRNMDYEDEYDGYDDVYGHSIDDDYYISPSNRQFIYNRETSRESKFEHKDDIQEADQIDELSDVEKAKLNSCIDQITSILESISIPRSELVALILQHKFKTDLVINAILKDSKYAGPSGAIKEKAIPPFVPPTVVEPLSTPTAKVVASTATNVVKGFNLPQREAETNPTSSKGFDFANRLNGTPRSQSPASGRGQSPASGRGTPIGDGEEPRVGRREPKIDPESQYRKERGNGKEHLYMVVIGHVDAGKSTLMGRLLCELGQVNKKTMHKYEQDSKKVGKQSFMYAWVLDETGEERDRGITMDVGRYLFETKTKEVTLLDAPGHKDFIPNMISGAAQADVGLLVVDATRGEFETGFDLGGQTREHALLVRSLGVNQLAVAINKLDTVSWSKERFDEIVQKLKQFLKQAGFKDSDVTFVPCSGLTGQNLVKPPTENELLEWYTGPCLLAVIDKFRSPPRPVTKPFRFSVNDVFKGTGSGFCVDGRVETGVINIGDKVLICPNKEQAVVKLMSIDESPKTVAFAGDQAIITLSGIEIQNVSIGNILCDPQNSVPVSTKFEARIVIFNVAIPITKGYSIILHHQSLSEPAVISKLTSQLNKSTGEVQKKHPRFLGKNSSAIVEITVSKPIALELYSECKELGRVMLRVGGVTIAAGLITRIISAN, encoded by the exons aTGGCCCGACACCGCGATATACGAAATATGGATTACGAGGACG AATACGATGGATACGACGATGTTTACGGCCATTCTATAGACGACGACTATTACATTTCCCCTAGTAACCgacaatttatttacaatcGAGAGACATCTCGGGAATCAAAATTTGAGCATAAGGATGACATTCAAGAGGCTGATCAAATAGACGAGTTGTCAGATGTGGAAAAAGCCAAGCTCAATTCTTGCATCGATCAGATTACAAGTATACTGGAAAGTATCAGTATTCCGAGAAGTGAACTGGTAGCATTGATTTTGCAACACAAGTTCAAGACTGATTTGGTTATTAATGCAATACTCAAGGATTCCAAGTATGCTGGTCCTAGTGGagctataaaagaaaaag ctATACCGCCCTTTGTTCCCCCAACTGTGGTCGAACCTTTGTCAACACCAACTGCTAAAGTTGTAGCCTCGACAGCCACCAATGTAGTAAAAGGTTTTAATTTACCTCAGCGAGAAGCAGAAACCAACCCTACCTCATCAAAAGGGTTCGATTTTGCCAACAGGTTGAATGGTACCCCGAGATCGCAAAGTCCGGCTTCTGGCAGGGGACAAAGTCCTGCCTCTGGGAGAGGTACACCTATTGGGGATGGAGAAGAACCAAGAg TGGGAAGAAGAGAACCGAAAATAGATCCAGAATCTCAATATAGAAAAGAAAGGGGTAATGGCAAAGAGCATTTATATATGGTAGTGATTGGTCATGTCGATGCCGGAAAAAGCACGCTGATGGGGAGGTTGCTGTGTGAGTTAGGGCAG gTGAATAAAAAGACAATGCACAAATATGAACAAGACAGTAAGAAGGTAGGAAAACAGAGCTTTATGTACGCGTGGGTACTTGATGAAACTGGCGAAGAAAGGGATAGAGGGATAACCATGGATGTAGGAAGATATTTGTTCGAAACAAAAACTAAAGAG GTGACTCTTTTGGATGCTCCTGGCCATAAAGATTTCATTCCGAATATGATTTCCGGTGCGGCTCAAGCGGATGTGGGTTTATTGGTTGTGGATGCCACGAGAGGTGAATTTGAAACTGGTTTCGATTTGGGAGGTCAAACCAGAGAACATGCGTTGCTTGTTCGGTCTCTGGGAGTTAATCAATTGGCTGTGGCAATTAATAAGCTAGATACTGTGTCTTGGTCAAAGGAAAG aTTTGACGAAATAGTCCAAAaactgaaacaatttttaaaacaagcGGGTTTTAAAGATTCGGATGTTACTTTCGTCCCATGTAGTGGACTAACCGGTCAAAATCTTGTAAAACCTCCAACAGAGAATGAGTTATTAGAGTGGTATACCGGACCATGTCTCTTAGCCGTCATTG ACAAGTTCAGGTCTCCTCCACGTCCGGTGACTAAACCATTCAGATTTTCAGTTAATGATGTTTTCAAGGGAACAGGTTCAGGATTTTGCGTAGATGGAAGAGTTGAAACGGGAGTCATAAACATTGGTGATAAAGTATTAATATGCCCGAACAAAGAACAGGCTGTTGTCAAGTTGATGTCGATCGATGAAAGTCCAAAAACTGTAGCTTTTGCTG gcGATCAAGCTATAATAACATTGTCAGGAATAGAAATTCAGAATGTTTCTATAGGTAATATATTGTGTGATCCTCAAAATTCAGTTCCAGTTTCCACTAAATTTGAAGCTAGAATTGTAATTTTCAATGTTGCAATTCCAATTACGAAAGGATATTCT ATTATTTTACACCATCAGTCTCTCTCTGAGCCCGCTGTGATAAGCAAACTTACTTCTCAGTTAAATAAAAGCACAGGAGAGGTTCAGAAGAAGCATCCACGCTTTTTAGGAAAGAATTCCAGTGCCATTGTTGAAATTACAGTTTCAAAGCCCATAGCTTTGGAGTTGTATAGTGAATGTAAAGAGTTGGGAAGGGTTATGTTAAGAGTGGGAGGGGTGACTATTGCAGCCGGACTGATTACTAGGATAATATCTGCCAATTAA
- the LOC136414393 gene encoding tRNA dimethylallyltransferase encodes MLASLYTKWGKYLKGATRKMTSKLPLVVILGSTGSGKTKLSLELATKFGGEIVGADSMQIYKGLDVASAKATPQEISTVPHHMINILEPHQMFTVLAYRNMVLPIIEEIFNRGNFPIIVGGTNYYIESILWKILVQNPGEEVIKDCGIFPNKEHELPNEVLHEKLKKLDPVMANRLHPNNRRKVLRSLEVLYQKGKKHSDILEEQCSNSKSGGGLRFKNVIVLWLQCDQVCLDQRLDSRVDNMIQEGLLDELLHFHKEYNEKRLMDGRDSDYSRGIFQSIGFKEFHSYLIMSNSEKESEEGQKILQQAVDQLKIVTRRFSKKQTKWTMNRFLGRRDREVPPIYGLNTTDISKWSENVIQPAVHILESYISETNCNIDPLPMRDTNSVPNTLDETFVCEICNRVFIGTLQWTTHIKSRRHRMVLERKKKQNDEKNSMKNCENLTTEIERVS; translated from the exons ATGCTGGCATCACTTTATACCAAGTGGGGAAAATATCTGAAAGGAGCGACAAGAAAAATGACTAGTAAATTACCATTGGTAGTCATTCTTGGCTCAACTGGGTCAGGAAAAACTAAACTGTCCTTAGAATTAGCTACAAAATTTGGTGGTGAGATTGTAGGGGCTGATTCTATGCAG ATTTACAAAGGGCTTGATGTTGCCTCTGCCAAAGCTACTCCACAAGAAATTTCTACAGTCCCACACCATATGATCAACATCTTAGAACCACATCAAATGTTTACAGTTCTTGCATACAGAAATATGGTTTTGCCTATAATagaggaaatttttaatagaggAAACTTTCCCATTATTGTAGGTGGCACAAATTATTACATTGAATCAATATTGTGGAAAATCTTGGTTCAGAACCCAGGAGAGGAGGTTATTAAGGATTGtggaatatttccaaataaagaGCATGAATTGCCCAATGAAGTTTTGCATGAAAAGTTGAAGAAATTGGATCCTGTTATGGCCAACAGATTGCACCCAAACAATAGAAGGAAAGTATTGAG GTCGTTAGAAGTGTTGtatcaaaaaggaaaaaagcatAGTGATATTTTGGAAGAGCAGTGTTCGAATTCCAAATCTGGTGGAGGTCTTagattcaaaaatgttatagtGCTTTGGCTACAGTGTGATCAG GTTTGTCTTGATCAGAGACTAGATAGCAGAGTAGACAATATGATACAAGAAGGACTGCTTGATGaacttttacattttcataaaGAATACAATGAGAAAAGATTAATGGACGGAAG AGATTCAGATTATTCCCGAGGCATTTTCCAATCTATAGGTTTCAAGGAATTCCATTCTTACTTAATAATGTCAAATAGTGAAAAAGAATCTGAAGAAGGccagaaaattttacaacaagCTGTCGATCAACTGAAAATCGTTACAAGGCGattctcaaaaaaacaaaCCAAATGGACCATGAATAGATTTTTGGGCAGGAGGGATAGAGAG gttCCTCCCATATATGGCCTGAACACAACAGACATTTCCAAATGGTCGGAAAATGTGATTCAACCAGCAGTGCATATCTTGGAAAGTTATATTTCCGAGACCAATTGCAATATCGATCCTTTGCCGATGAGAGACACAAATTCGGTTCCAAATACACTCGACGAAACATTTGTTTGTGAAATTTGCAATAGGGTTTTTATTGGGACGCTCCAGTGGACGACGCATATAAAGTCCCGAAGGCACAGAATGGTgttggaaagaaaaaaaaagcaaaacgacgaaaaaaattcaatgaagaattgtgaaaatttaactACTGAAATTGAAAGGGTTAGTTAA